From one Phycisphaerae bacterium genomic stretch:
- a CDS encoding cytochrome c, whose product MLVSAGCDYQVNMAKQPRTRTLQACPVFPDGASARPLVEGVVNTEGEMFSFSVTSPPPPQPPLTMALLQRGQQVFNVSCKPCHGAAGYGDGMVVQRGYPRPPSYHTARLRDKPDDYIFQVITDGLGKMPPYLDQVPSAPDRWAVVAYVRALQLSQHAPVGIVSPSIHFDARREEDVAPIAPQASTEGAH is encoded by the coding sequence ATGCTGGTCAGTGCTGGCTGCGATTACCAGGTTAATATGGCCAAGCAACCGCGGACAAGGACGCTTCAAGCATGCCCGGTGTTTCCGGACGGCGCATCGGCTCGACCACTCGTCGAAGGCGTCGTGAACACAGAAGGAGAGATGTTTTCGTTTTCCGTAACTTCGCCCCCGCCACCGCAGCCACCCCTTACCATGGCACTCTTGCAACGCGGACAGCAGGTCTTCAATGTGTCCTGCAAACCATGTCATGGCGCGGCGGGATACGGCGATGGCATGGTTGTCCAACGCGGCTACCCCCGCCCCCCTTCATACCATACGGCGCGGCTGCGCGACAAACCTGATGACTACATCTTTCAAGTGATCACCGACGGGCTCGGGAAAATGCCTCCATATCTAGACCAGGTACCCTCTGCCCCCGATCGATGGGCTGTCGTCGCCTACGTTCGAGCGCTTCAACTCAGCCAACACGCCCCGGTCGGCATCGTTTCACCGTCAATTCACTTCGACGCACGGCGAGAAGAAGATGTGGCACCTATTGCGCCCCAAGCGTCAACGGAGGGCGCCCATTGA